A single region of the Stenotrophomonas sp. Marseille-Q4652 genome encodes:
- a CDS encoding IS110 family transposase, with protein MRAAGIDVGKANLDLAVDGQPGVDRFANNRAGITKLIKRLEAMDVQRIVVEATGGYEEPLLEACCDAGLWIARVNPRQARDFARATGELAKTDAIDARLLALMAGMFGDRLRRHVAPPAWQRELRDWLRRRGQVVVLLQAQKQQAAMAPPEVRKLVARTVAALTRELAAIERSMKALIQEHASPALRSSKGLGPVFQATVLALLPELGHLDRRQIAKLTGVAPMNRDSGQGQGKRRIRGGRAPVRVALYMATLSAVRWDPLMKAHYQQLRARGKLGKVALVACMRKLLGIVNAKRRDELRMEGLALA; from the coding sequence ATGCGGGCAGCAGGGATCGACGTGGGCAAGGCCAATCTGGATCTGGCCGTAGATGGGCAGCCGGGCGTGGACCGCTTCGCCAACAACCGGGCGGGGATCACCAAGCTGATCAAGCGCCTGGAGGCAATGGACGTGCAGCGGATCGTGGTCGAGGCCACCGGCGGTTACGAAGAGCCGCTACTTGAGGCCTGTTGCGATGCCGGGCTCTGGATTGCGCGGGTCAACCCGCGTCAGGCGCGGGATTTCGCCCGGGCCACCGGTGAGCTGGCCAAGACCGACGCCATCGATGCCAGGCTCCTGGCGCTGATGGCCGGAATGTTCGGTGATCGCCTGCGCCGCCATGTGGCACCGCCCGCATGGCAGCGGGAGCTCCGCGACTGGCTTCGGCGCCGTGGCCAGGTGGTCGTGCTGCTTCAGGCGCAGAAGCAACAGGCGGCCATGGCCCCACCGGAGGTCCGCAAGCTGGTTGCACGGACCGTGGCCGCACTGACCCGGGAACTTGCCGCCATCGAGCGGTCGATGAAGGCCTTGATCCAGGAACACGCTTCACCCGCGCTGCGTTCAAGCAAAGGTCTCGGGCCGGTGTTCCAGGCCACCGTCCTTGCGCTACTGCCGGAGCTTGGCCACCTCGACCGTCGTCAGATCGCCAAACTCACCGGCGTGGCGCCGATGAACCGGGACAGCGGCCAAGGACAAGGCAAACGCCGGATCCGGGGTGGGCGCGCTCCGGTCCGCGTCGCGCTGTACATGGCCACGCTCTCGGCGGTGCGTTGGGATCCGCTGATGAAGGCGCACTACCAGCAGCTCAGGGCACGCGGGAAGTTGGGCAAGGTTGCGTTGGTGGCGTGCATGCGCAAGCTGCTTGGCATCGTCAACGCCAAGCGACGTGACGAGCTCAGGATGGAAGGCTTGGCGCTGGCTTGA
- a CDS encoding tRNA-binding protein, translating to MDTIGFDDFLKVELRVGRIIEASVFEQARKPAYVLRVDFGEELGTRKSSAQITALYTPEELVGRLVVAVINFPPKQIGPLMSECLVTGFHDENGDVALCVPDRPVPLGTRLL from the coding sequence ATGGACACCATTGGTTTTGATGACTTCCTGAAGGTGGAACTGCGCGTCGGACGCATCATCGAGGCGTCGGTGTTCGAGCAGGCGCGCAAGCCGGCCTACGTGCTGCGCGTGGATTTCGGCGAGGAACTGGGGACGCGCAAGTCCAGCGCGCAGATCACCGCGCTGTATACGCCGGAGGAACTGGTCGGGCGACTGGTGGTGGCAGTGATCAACTTCCCGCCCAAACAGATCGGCCCGCTGATGTCCGAATGCCTGGTCACCGGCTTCCATGACGAGAACGGCGACGTCGCGCTGTGCGTGCCCGACCGGCCAGTGCCGCTGGGCACGCGCCTGCTCTGA
- a CDS encoding DUF1653 domain-containing protein: protein MSSLPPLPSITPGRYRHYKGNDYQVLGVARHSETLEALVVYRPLYGEGALWARPHAMFCSEVEVDGQPVPRFALVTAAGKDTSASAEGGH from the coding sequence ATGTCATCGCTGCCACCGCTTCCGTCGATCACGCCCGGCCGTTACCGGCACTACAAGGGCAACGACTACCAGGTGCTGGGCGTGGCCCGGCACAGCGAGACGCTGGAAGCGCTGGTGGTGTACCGCCCGCTGTACGGGGAAGGCGCGCTGTGGGCGCGGCCGCACGCGATGTTCTGCAGCGAGGTGGAAGTGGACGGCCAGCCGGTGCCGCGCTTTGCACTGGTGACTGCGGCTGGCAAGGACACATCCGCGTCGGCGGAAGGAGGGCACTGA
- a CDS encoding SDR family oxidoreductase gives MGDPRELGGLRVLVAGGSRGIGLAIAQALAAAGARLSLCARGAEGLRRAAEDISQRGDMPPHWQACDLADPLQIGTWVEAAAEALGGIDVVVNNASGYGNGVDDASWQAGFDVDLMAAVRCNRAALPHLRRSAGGVILNVSSINALRPTPRAAAYSTAKAALNYYTVNLATELARERIRVNALAPGSIEFPGGLWDRRRSEEPELYRKVRDSIPFGGFGTVEDVAQAALFLVSPRARWITGQVLAVDGGQVLPG, from the coding sequence ATGGGTGATCCACGCGAACTGGGGGGCCTGCGCGTACTGGTTGCCGGTGGCAGCCGCGGCATTGGCCTGGCCATTGCGCAGGCACTGGCTGCTGCCGGCGCGCGGCTGTCGCTGTGCGCGCGGGGCGCGGAAGGCCTGCGCCGCGCTGCGGAGGACATCAGCCAGCGCGGTGACATGCCGCCGCACTGGCAGGCCTGCGACCTGGCCGATCCGTTGCAGATCGGCACGTGGGTCGAGGCCGCAGCGGAGGCGCTGGGCGGCATCGACGTGGTGGTCAACAACGCATCGGGCTACGGCAACGGCGTGGACGATGCCAGCTGGCAGGCCGGGTTCGACGTGGACCTGATGGCCGCGGTGCGCTGCAACCGCGCCGCGCTGCCGCACCTGCGGCGCAGCGCCGGCGGGGTGATCCTCAACGTCAGTTCGATCAATGCGCTGCGGCCCACGCCACGTGCAGCCGCTTATTCAACCGCCAAGGCCGCGCTGAACTACTACACGGTGAACCTGGCCACCGAACTGGCGCGCGAGCGCATCCGGGTCAACGCCCTCGCCCCGGGTTCGATCGAGTTCCCCGGTGGACTGTGGGACCGGCGCCGCAGCGAGGAGCCGGAGCTTTACCGCAAGGTACGCGACAGCATCCCGTTCGGCGGCTTTGGCACGGTGGAGGACGTGGCCCAGGCCGCGCTGTTCCTGGTGTCGCCGCGGGCGCGCTGGATCACCGGGCAGGTGCTGGCGGTGGATGGCGGCCAGGTGCTGCCGGGCTGA
- a CDS encoding NAD-dependent dehydratase, with amino-acid sequence MRVMVLGASGLVGGHVLERLLANPAVAQVVAPVRRPLGQAHPKLDSPQVDFERLPADAPWWQVDAAICALGTTRAQAGSREAFARVDHDYPLAAARCLRTHGCPAFVLNSAMGADPGSAIFYNRVKGELERDLRTLGFESLVLVRPGLIGGEREQPRPAEQLGQRVLGALGPVLPRRLRVNPAEAIAAAMVDAALQPVPGVREIESARLTGQDG; translated from the coding sequence ATGAGGGTGATGGTGCTGGGAGCCAGCGGGCTGGTGGGCGGCCACGTGCTGGAGCGGCTGCTGGCCAATCCGGCAGTGGCGCAAGTGGTGGCGCCGGTACGCCGGCCGCTGGGGCAGGCCCACCCGAAGCTGGACAGCCCCCAGGTCGACTTCGAGCGGCTGCCGGCCGATGCGCCGTGGTGGCAGGTGGATGCGGCGATCTGCGCACTGGGCACCACCCGCGCCCAGGCCGGCTCGCGCGAGGCCTTTGCCCGGGTCGACCACGATTACCCGCTGGCCGCGGCGCGCTGCCTGCGCACGCACGGCTGCCCGGCTTTCGTACTGAACTCGGCGATGGGCGCGGACCCGGGCTCGGCCATCTTCTACAACCGGGTCAAGGGTGAACTGGAGCGCGACCTGCGCACGCTGGGCTTTGAATCACTGGTGCTGGTGCGCCCGGGCCTGATCGGCGGCGAGCGCGAGCAGCCAAGGCCGGCCGAGCAGCTGGGGCAGCGCGTGCTCGGCGCGCTGGGGCCGGTGCTGCCACGCCGGCTGCGGGTCAACCCGGCCGAGGCCATTGCCGCGGCGATGGTCGACGCCGCGCTGCAGCCGGTCCCGGGCGTGCGGGAAATCGAATCGGCCCGGCTGACCGGGCAGGACGGCTGA
- a CDS encoding GGDEF domain-containing protein — protein sequence MPDDTAPAASPSPGLGRILARRQAQAAGAAQEPAVAVSGGSAVALQHLFVRANEPAELLLAFAHGMATLPGELADMGKRLESAHAESDWNRYGRLLRLLIDKYIRTVELDGPGSGNDTQRLRGLLGHTLGVAVASLVEDSTELQQETRQVLAALDGWRSGQPLDPIEYRVRELSHQVGVRSHGLQEQRDMLLSLFDLLLENIAELLDERSWLQGQIAAVRGLLGSPLDPGAVERTRNNLREVIYKQGLLKQGIAESKAAMKDLMGDFVEQLGGMAISTGEYHDRIAGYSLAVRQVRSINDLNQLLQDVLHDTGRVQAQALLTRDHLAHARAEAEAAEQRIQALERQLEEVSSLVQVDPLTGALNRRGLEALLERECQRAQASGHPLCVALMDLDDFHVTNDNHGHDGGDRALHHLVTVARAQLRSTDGIARMGGDEFVLVLASTGLEEGLATTRRLQLALQQRPVMHGEVRIHVGFSAGVAELRTGESGSDALRRADQAMYTAKRAGKAQVQAAF from the coding sequence ATGCCCGATGACACAGCCCCTGCCGCCTCCCCGTCCCCGGGCCTGGGCCGCATCCTGGCCCGGCGCCAGGCCCAGGCGGCCGGTGCAGCGCAGGAACCGGCGGTTGCGGTGAGCGGCGGCAGCGCGGTGGCCCTGCAGCACCTGTTCGTCCGCGCCAACGAGCCGGCCGAGCTGCTGCTGGCCTTCGCCCACGGCATGGCCACCCTGCCCGGCGAGCTGGCCGACATGGGCAAGCGGCTGGAGAGCGCGCACGCCGAATCGGACTGGAACCGCTACGGCCGGCTGCTGCGGCTGCTGATCGACAAGTACATCCGCACCGTGGAGCTGGACGGCCCGGGTTCGGGCAACGACACCCAGCGTTTGCGCGGGCTGCTGGGCCACACCCTGGGCGTGGCCGTGGCCAGCCTGGTCGAGGACAGCACCGAGCTGCAGCAGGAAACCCGGCAGGTGCTGGCGGCGCTGGATGGCTGGCGCAGCGGACAGCCGCTGGACCCGATCGAATACCGCGTGCGCGAACTGTCCCACCAGGTCGGCGTGCGCAGCCACGGGCTGCAGGAACAGCGCGACATGCTGCTGAGCCTGTTCGACCTGCTGCTGGAGAACATCGCCGAGCTGCTGGACGAGCGCAGCTGGCTGCAGGGCCAGATCGCCGCGGTGCGGGGGCTGCTGGGCAGTCCGCTGGATCCCGGTGCGGTCGAGCGCACCCGCAACAACCTGCGCGAGGTGATCTACAAGCAGGGCCTGCTCAAGCAGGGCATCGCCGAATCCAAGGCGGCAATGAAGGACCTGATGGGCGATTTCGTCGAGCAGCTCGGCGGCATGGCGATCAGCACCGGCGAGTACCACGACCGCATCGCCGGCTATTCGCTGGCGGTGCGCCAGGTGCGCAGCATCAACGACCTCAACCAGCTGCTGCAGGACGTACTGCACGACACCGGCCGGGTGCAGGCGCAGGCGCTGCTGACCCGCGACCACCTGGCCCACGCCCGCGCCGAGGCCGAGGCGGCCGAACAGCGCATCCAGGCGCTGGAGCGGCAGCTGGAGGAAGTCAGCAGCCTGGTGCAGGTCGATCCACTGACCGGTGCGTTGAATCGCCGCGGGCTGGAAGCGCTGCTCGAGCGCGAATGCCAGCGTGCGCAGGCCAGCGGCCACCCGCTGTGCGTGGCGCTGATGGACCTGGACGATTTCCACGTCACCAACGACAACCACGGCCACGACGGCGGCGACCGCGCCCTGCACCACCTGGTCACCGTGGCCCGCGCGCAGCTGCGCAGCACCGACGGCATCGCCCGCATGGGCGGCGACGAGTTCGTGCTGGTGCTGGCCTCGACCGGGCTGGAGGAAGGCCTGGCCACCACGCGCCGTCTGCAGCTCGCGCTGCAGCAGCGTCCGGTGATGCATGGCGAGGTGCGCATCCATGTCGGTTTCAGCGCTGGCGTGGCCGAGCTGCGCACCGGCGAAAGCGGCAGCGATGCCCTGCGGCGCGCCGACCAGGCGATGTATACCGCCAAGCGGGCCGGCAAGGCCCAGGTGCAGGCCGCGTTCTGA
- a CDS encoding RNA polymerase sigma factor codes for MKSPFQSAADPGQARERFASLLQAHHGIVLRVARSYCADPQDRADLVQEISIQAWRAFPGYDEGRARFSTWLYRIALNVAISQLRGQRLRERYRAPFEHADACAAPQPDDGRDEDLRRLEAAIASLPPLDRALMLLALDDHGHREIGEILGLSAANVGTRLHRLRERIRRQLLGEDTRNGHGQ; via the coding sequence GTGAAATCCCCGTTCCAGTCCGCCGCCGACCCAGGCCAGGCGCGCGAGCGCTTTGCCAGCCTGCTGCAGGCCCACCACGGCATCGTGCTCAGGGTGGCGCGCAGCTACTGCGCCGATCCGCAGGACCGCGCTGACCTGGTGCAGGAGATCAGCATCCAGGCCTGGCGTGCCTTCCCCGGCTACGACGAAGGCCGCGCGCGGTTTTCCACCTGGCTGTACCGCATCGCGCTGAACGTGGCGATCTCGCAGCTGCGCGGGCAGCGCCTGCGCGAGCGCTACCGCGCCCCGTTCGAGCACGCCGATGCCTGCGCTGCGCCGCAGCCCGACGACGGCCGCGACGAGGACCTGCGCCGGCTTGAAGCCGCCATCGCCTCGCTGCCACCCCTGGACCGGGCGCTGATGCTGCTGGCGCTGGACGACCACGGACACCGCGAGATCGGCGAGATCCTGGGCCTGTCGGCAGCCAACGTCGGCACCCGCCTGCACCGGTTGCGCGAACGCATCAGGCGCCAGCTGCTGGGCGAAGACACGAGGAACGGGCATGGACAGTGA